The Pseudomonadota bacterium nucleotide sequence CTGGAAAGGCTGATCATCTCCGTATATTCATATAAACAAATCCAATCATAGGAGCCACTTTCAAAACGTTTCAGTTTGGTCAAGCTCAAGGCGGGGGAAAATTTTAACCGCAGGAATACATGGAGTATTTCGAGGATTGAAATTTTCCCCCAACGCAGAGATCGGCCAAAATGGGACGTTTTGAAACTGGCTCATAGGCAATTTACCTAATAAATTAAACCTTTCACCCTATTTACAATAGCCGTTTTTTAAATTATCTTTTTAAAAATATATGGGTATTCGTATGCTCTTTGTAGGTTATAGTGTGCTACATAACCAACTATAATGGATAAGAAAAATACAGAAAGCATTTTACGCAAAAAAACAAACGCCAATTTCAACTGCTAAGAGGTGCAGCATGATACATACTTATAGTGAAAAACCCGTCCGTATCAAATCTAAAATGTATTTGGATAACACTGTTTACAAAAAGGAAACTCTGCTTTTGGTAGATGATGAGAAAGCCATACTTGAACTTTGCAGGGAATTTTTGGAACAACAAAAATACACAGTATTAACTGCCGATGCTCCTGAAGCCGCGATTCGTATTGCTAAGGACTATAGTGAGAAGATTCATATGCTGATAAGTGATATTATAATGCCCGTTATAAACGGCCTGGAGCTTGCCAAAATGCTCAGTATCATAAGGCCTGATATGAAATGCATTTTTATATCAGGCTACATGCCTGAAACAATCTTTAATCCGGAAATGCTTAAAAGAAATATAAATTTTATACAAAAGCCTCTTAGATTGAAAGTTTTTGCCGAAACAATACGCAATACGCTGGATAGCTAATAAATATACGGAAAGAAACGTTTACGGTTTACTGTCAACCGTAAACTGTTAACTGATAACCGTCAAAGCGGTATTTTTACAGATATTTTAGTTCCGAATCCCGGCCTGGAAAGTATTTTCATCTGGCCTCCTGCGGCCCTCACCCGTTCCATCATAACCCGTAGTCCCATCCCCAAGGCGCCTTTCGACAATTCCTTAACCGCTTCAAAACCTGTCCCGTTATCAGTAATATCAAGCTTTATTTTCGAACCTGCACAAATCAATTCAACAACAGCTTTTTCCGCAAGCGCATGCCTATGGACATTTCGAAGCCCCTCCTGAACAATACGATAAAGGTTGATCTGTACATTGTCATCAAGTTGCAATCCATCAATATCTGAAGAAGAAAATTCAACTGATAAACCGGTTTTTTTCGAATATATTGCACAATGTTCACGAATTGCCTGAATCAGCCCAAACTTATTTAAACCGGGAGGCCTCAAGTCATATGACATATCGCGCACGTTACCGATACACTGCCGGAGTAAACCGGACAACTTTTCAATTTCATGCCGTACACCGGTAGAAAGCCCTTTCTTTTCGGTCAG carries:
- a CDS encoding response regulator; translation: MIHTYSEKPVRIKSKMYLDNTVYKKETLLLVDDEKAILELCREFLEQQKYTVLTADAPEAAIRIAKDYSEKIHMLISDIIMPVINGLELAKMLSIIRPDMKCIFISGYMPETIFNPEMLKRNINFIQKPLRLKVFAETIRNTLDS